ACGGAGAAGCTCAAGGACGCGCTCCGCCAGCTCAACACCAAGATCGAGGAGGCGCGCCGCAAGAAGAACCTCCTGATCGCGCAGCAGAAGCGGGCGCAGGCGCAGAAGCGGATCCACGAGACCATGTCCGGCCTGTCGGACAAGTCCGCCTTCGAGGCGTTCGACCGGATGGCGGAGCGGATCGGCGAGAACGAGCGGCGCGCCCTGGCGGCGGCCGAGGTGGCGGAGGACCTTTCCGGCGATCCGCTGGAGCGGGAGTTCGCGGCGCTCGACAAGGGCGGCGACGCCGAGGCGCGCCTCCTGGAGCTCAAGCAGAAGATGGGCGTCCTCCCGCCCCCGCCCCCCGCGGAGGGGCGCCAGCTGGGCGCGGGCGAGCGGCAGCGGCTCCCGGCGGGGAACGGCCCGCAGCAGCAGGCCGGGGCGGACGCCACCGAGGCCTTCGACGCGGACCGGACGCAGGCGCTGGGGGGCGACGAGACGCGGCCGGCGCAGGGCGGGGGCGGCTCCGACCGGATCCACGACGCCGAGCTGCTCGAGGAGTTCGAGGCGCTGGAGGAGGAGGAGCGCGGCCGGGCCTGATGCGCCGCGCGGGCCGCTTTCCTTCGGGCGCGGCGTTCGATAGCTTCCAGGGCCGGCGCCGTCGCGCCGGCCCTGGTCTTCTTCCTCCCGGCACCCTTGCGAGACACCACACTGCCACGGCCGTCGTACGGGCTCCTCGCCGCGGCGGTGCTCACGGTGCTCCTCCTGCTGTTCGTGTACAGCGTGGCGGACACCCTGCTGCTCTTCTTCATCGCGGCGCTGCTCTCGCTGTACCTGGGCGCGGTCACCGACTTCTTCGAGCGCCGGGCGCGCCTTCCGCGCCGCTGGGGGCTGCTCCTGGCCGTGATCCTCACCACCGTGGGGCTGGTGGGGATCGGCTGGCTGATCGTTCCGCCCGTGCTGGAGCAGACGCAGGGGCTGATCAGCGCGCTCCCCAGCCTCCTGGTGGGGTGGCGGGACGCGCTCCTGGAGCTGGCGGAGCGCTCTCCGCTCCTGGCGCAGCTCCTCCCCTCGCCGGACGAGACGGTGGCCTACATGGACACCCTCCTCGGCAACCTGGGCGGGTACTTCGCCGGGCTCATCCCGTACGTGTTCGGGGGGATCAACTTCCTGATCCACCTGGTCAGCGTGCTGGTGATGGCGGTGTACCTGACGCTGCGGCCGTCGCTCTACCGCGAGGGGATCATCGTGCTGGTGCCGCCGGTGCACCGCGACCTGGCGCGCGACATCCTCTCCGACCTCGGGACCACGCTGCGGGCCTGGATCGTGGGCCAGATCCTGGCGATGATCGTCCTGGGCACGCTGACCTGGGTGGGGCTCGTCGCCCTGGAGGTGCCGTACGCGCTGGCCTTCGGCGTGTTCACGGGGATCGTGGTGGTGGTCCCCTTCTTCGGGACGCTGGTCTCCACCCTCCTCCCCGCGCTCTTCGTGCTGGGCTCGGCGGGGGCGTTCCACGCCTTCCTGGTGGTGCTGCTCGGGGTGGTGGTGCACCTGTTCGAGGCCAACTTCGTGCACCCGGTCATCATGGAGCGGCAGATCAACCTGCCGCCGGTGCTCTCCATCCTCAGCGTGCTGGTGATGGCGGAGCTGCTGGGGGCCATCGGGCTGGTGGTGGCGGTCCCCGTGCTCGCCACGGCCATCGTCATCATCCGCCGCGTGTACATCCACCGGCTGCTGGAGGGGCGCGGCTTCCGCCGCTTCGTGCGCGACGCGCCCGTGGAGCTGGTCCTCCCGGAGGGGGTGGTGCTCGCGCATCCCTCCGCGGCCGACGTCAGCATCCCCGCCCTGCTGGAGCGCACCGGGGAGCCCTCGGTCTGACCCGGCGCGCACTCCTCTCCGACTTCCGTCCGACATGATGAACGACTACCGGTACCTGATCCTGGCCGAGGGGCACTTCGGCCCGCAGACCACCAAGACCGCGAACAGCGCCGTCCGCTACCTCCCGGAGCGGATCGTGGCGGTAGTCGATTCGCGCCACGCCGGGAGGACCGTGCAGGACGTGCTGGGCTTCGGCGGCTCCACGCCGGTGCTGGGCACCCTGGACGAGGGGCTGGCGATGAGCCCCACCGCCGTGCTGGTGGGGATCGCCCCGCAGGGCGGCCAGCTCCCGGACGAGTGGCGCCCGGTGCTGCGCCGGGTGATCGAGGAGGGGCTGGACCTGGTGAGCGGCCTCCACTTCTACCTGGGGCTGGACCCGGAGCTGTCGGCGCTGGCCGCGGCGCGGGGGACGAAGATCGTGGACCTGCGCCGCCCGCCCGCGGATCTGCCGGTCTCGCACGGGAAGGCGCGGCTGGTGGACGCCTACTCGGTGCTGACGGTGGGCACCGACTGCAACATCGGGAAGATGACGGCGGCGCTGCAGCTCCGCGACGCGCTGGCGGGGCGGGGGACGCGGGTGGGCTTCGCGCCCACCGGCCAGACGGGGATCCTGATCGAGGGGTGGGGGATCTCGGTGGACGCCGTGGTGGCGGACTTCGTCGCGGGGGCGGCCGAGCGGCTGGTGCTCCAGGCGGCGGAGGGGAACGAGGTGGTGCTGGTGGAGGGGCAGGGCTCGCTGGTGCACCCCGGCTACTCGGGGGTGACGCTGGGGCTGCTGCACGGCTCCATGCCGGACGGGATGGTGCTCTGCCACCAGCCCTCGCGGCGGTGCCCGTACAACCGCTACGACGTGTACTCGTGGATGCAGCTCCCCTCGGTGCAGGAGACGATCCGGATCTGCGAGGGGGCCATCGCGCCGCTGAAGCCGTCGTCCAAGGTGATCGCCATCTGCCTGAACACCTGGGACATGACCGAGGAGGAGGCCCGCGCGGCGGTGAAGCGGACGCAGGACGAGACCGGGCTGCCCACCACGGACCCGGTGCGGTTCGACCCGTCGCCGGTGGCGGATGCGATCCTGGCCGGGGCGGAGCGGAAGCGCGCCGCGGCGGGCGTGGCGGGCGTTTCCTGAGGGCGGAGCAGACCCCGACGCGCGAAGGGCCGCCCCGGTGGAGGCGGCCCTTCGTGTCGCCGTCCGCTACGGCGGCTACCAGCTGATCGTGCCCTTCTTGCTGGTGTCCACCTGCTCGGTGTCGCCGGTGCCGAAGAGGAACTTCTCGGTGTTCTCCGTGAGGAACTGCTTCGCCTCCGGGTCGCGGACGTTGAGCCCGTAGTGGTTGATCAGCATCGTCTGCTGGCGTAGCCATTCGCCCCAGCAGACCTGGCAGATCTCGGCGTGGATCCGCTTCCCCAGCTCGTTGTTGAACGGGGCGTAGGCGACGGCGGGGCGCTCCTGGCCGCAGCGGGTGCACTGGATATCGGGCATGGGATCTTCCTGGTCGTCGTTCGTGGGCGCCGCACCCTCGCGTGGTGCAACGTTCGTTCCGAATATACCCCGGTGCGCCGGGACCGTCCAACCCGAGCCCCGGGGCTTCGCCATGTCCGAGCCACTCCCCGCGCGCCTCTCCGACGAGGGGCGGACCGCCACCTGGAACCCCGCGCTGACCCGCGCCTCGCAGGTGGTCCTCCGCGTGCGCCGCGACGACGGCGCCATGGAGGAGCGGCGCTCCGTGAACAGCGGGCGCGCCCGGGTCCGGGACGGGGAGCGGATCGAGTCGGTGGTCCCGGCGGAGTAGCCGGCTACCTCCCCACGACCGTCCGGTACGCCTCGCGGGAGACCTCGCGCGCCACCCGGCGCGCCGCCTCACGGTCCCGGAACCCCCGCGTCAGCACCACCAGCACGTACGGGCGCCGCCCCTCCGGGAGGACGATGGCGGCGTCGTGCTCGATCCCGGTGATCCACCCGGTCTTGTTCGCCACCCGCACCCCCGGCGGGAGCCCGGCCGGGATCATCTCCCGGAACTCCTGGCGCTCCAGGATCGCCAGCATCTCCTCCGTCGCTCGGGGCGAGGCCGACCGCCCGGCGGCGATCCCCTGCAGCGTCTTCATCAGCCCGTACGCCGTCGTGGTGTTGTTCATCCCCGCGCGGTACGCGGGCCCGTCCTCCACGCCGCGCAGC
The nucleotide sequence above comes from Longimicrobiaceae bacterium. Encoded proteins:
- a CDS encoding PspA/IM30 family protein codes for the protein MGIFTKLSTLIRSNLNDLIARAEDPEKMLNQVILDMREQLTKAKQEVAVAIADERRLKAQVEEEFKHSQEWERRAMLAVRQERDDLARQALLRQQEHGERAQTLHETWQRQAQETEKLKDALRQLNTKIEEARRKKNLLIAQQKRAQAQKRIHETMSGLSDKSAFEAFDRMAERIGENERRALAAAEVAEDLSGDPLEREFAALDKGGDAEARLLELKQKMGVLPPPPPAEGRQLGAGERQRLPAGNGPQQQAGADATEAFDADRTQALGGDETRPAQGGGGSDRIHDAELLEEFEALEEEERGRA
- a CDS encoding AI-2E family transporter yields the protein MRDTTLPRPSYGLLAAAVLTVLLLLFVYSVADTLLLFFIAALLSLYLGAVTDFFERRARLPRRWGLLLAVILTTVGLVGIGWLIVPPVLEQTQGLISALPSLLVGWRDALLELAERSPLLAQLLPSPDETVAYMDTLLGNLGGYFAGLIPYVFGGINFLIHLVSVLVMAVYLTLRPSLYREGIIVLVPPVHRDLARDILSDLGTTLRAWIVGQILAMIVLGTLTWVGLVALEVPYALAFGVFTGIVVVVPFFGTLVSTLLPALFVLGSAGAFHAFLVVLLGVVVHLFEANFVHPVIMERQINLPPVLSILSVLVMAELLGAIGLVVAVPVLATAIVIIRRVYIHRLLEGRGFRRFVRDAPVELVLPEGVVLAHPSAADVSIPALLERTGEPSV
- a CDS encoding DUF1611 domain-containing protein, which encodes MNDYRYLILAEGHFGPQTTKTANSAVRYLPERIVAVVDSRHAGRTVQDVLGFGGSTPVLGTLDEGLAMSPTAVLVGIAPQGGQLPDEWRPVLRRVIEEGLDLVSGLHFYLGLDPELSALAAARGTKIVDLRRPPADLPVSHGKARLVDAYSVLTVGTDCNIGKMTAALQLRDALAGRGTRVGFAPTGQTGILIEGWGISVDAVVADFVAGAAERLVLQAAEGNEVVLVEGQGSLVHPGYSGVTLGLLHGSMPDGMVLCHQPSRRCPYNRYDVYSWMQLPSVQETIRICEGAIAPLKPSSKVIAICLNTWDMTEEEARAAVKRTQDETGLPTTDPVRFDPSPVADAILAGAERKRAAAGVAGVS
- a CDS encoding oxidative damage protection protein; translated protein: MPDIQCTRCGQERPAVAYAPFNNELGKRIHAEICQVCWGEWLRQQTMLINHYGLNVRDPEAKQFLTENTEKFLFGTGDTEQVDTSKKGTISW